AAAAAGTGATTGATTTACGGATTATTGAATTGCAGTTTTAATGCTGTATCAAGATCTCACTGCTCTTCTGCCGGAGGGAAATATATATTAAAATCGGTGCCTTTGCCCAATTGCGAGTCTATGGTAATCAGCCCGCCTAAGCTGCTTATTATTCCGTGAACCACTGAGAGCCCCATTCCCGTACCTTTGTTTACTGGTTTGGTTGTAAAGAAGGGCTCGAATATTTTTTCCTTGGTATTCTCATCCAGCCCGCAGCCGTTATCGCTTACAGTGAGCTTTATGTACGTTCCGGGCGAGAGGTTCCCGTTTATAGTAACCAGAGGCTCTTCAAGCTTGGCTTCCTCAAGGATCACATAGATTTGCCCGTTCTTTTCCCCCACAGCGTGTATTGAGTTTGTTATCAGGTTTGAAATAATCTGCAGGAGCTGGGATTCATTGCCTCTGATTGTGTCTCTGCTGGTTCTGATAAACTTTGAAATCCGTACATTTTCCGGCACAGAGGGCTTAATCATTGACAGGCACTCATCGATAATCGAACAAACAGAGATGCTTGTTTTCTGCAAGTCTGATGATCTGCTGAATGTAAGTATCTGATTCACCAGCTTTTTCGCCCTGTCAGATGCTTGAAGTATCTGATTGATGTTTTTGTATGCACGGGAGTCTTCTCCGCAGTTTTTCTTTGCCAGCCCGGCATGTCCGATTATTGCGGTTAATATATTGTTGAAATCGTGCGCTATTCCGCCGGCGAGTGTGCCCAGGGATTCAAGTTTCTGCCTTTGATGGAGCTGTTCAGAGAGCCTGCGGTTTCTATCTTCATTTATCTTTCTTTCAGTTACGTCTCTGATAATTGCGTGATAATTTTCGATGCTGTACTCTCGGGAGAATTCAGCGCTCCAGTCCATCTCTATGAACAGGTGTTCTCCTGTTTTGGATTTTAGTTTAAGCCCAAGCCCTCTCACTTCACTTTTGCCGGAATTTAAGAATCTTTTGAATGATTTTGCTGAGTTTTCATCTAAGAAATCCGAAAACTCCTTCCCAAGCATCTCCTCTCTGCTGCAGCCGGTGATTGACAGCATGGCAGGGTTAACTTCTCTGATTATCCCGTATGTGTCAAAACATTGATAGCCCAGAAGCGTTTTTTCGTAAATCAGCTTAAAACGCTTATTGCTTTCCCGAAGTGAGGAAAGGGCGGTGTATCTGGAAATTACGCATGCAAGACTGTCTGCAGTCCGTTCAAGAGAGCGGACAGTTTCAATGTCAAAGTTGTTTTTGGCCCTTGTGTTAAGCTGTAAAAGCCCGATAATCTCTCCAGCATCTCTGAGCGGAATCAGAGCAATGGATTCGAATCCTTCAGTGCAGCACCTTCCTCTTATGTTTTCAGAAAAGCCGCTTTCCGCCATAGCTTCCATAAGGCCGCTTGAAGAGTTCGTCCAGAAACTCCCCGATTTTGTAAAGTTTCCTGTATCTCGGTTTGTATCCCCGCTCACAACTAATCCGCACATGCAGGCGTATTTTTGTTCGCTTACCTGCCCTCTAATTGGGCAGTATTTTTTATTCAGCAGGCAGATAGAATTTTCAGTTTGCACAAAATCTTCAGAGAAGCCTAAAGTATGGTAGTATGGATAGTCCTCTCCCCTTTTGAGCCTGATTCCTGCTGCATCGCATTTTGCCCAATCTCTAAGGTAGGGCAGAAATTCCTTGATTAACTCGCTGAGCTTTTCCCTGCAGTTTACCAGCCTGAAAAGCTCTACCATCGCTTCCTGCTCACGCTGCTGCCTCTCACGCTGTTCAATATTGCGGGAAATCCCGAGAAAAACCTTTTCACCATCGATTTCAAAGCTCCCAAGCCTAACTTCTGCGGGAAAAATGCTCCCGTCCTTTCTTATGTTTTCCGTTCTAAATACAAAATTTTTGCCATAAGCTGTTTTCTCGAGTGCTTTTTGCACATCTACGGGTTCGTCAAGATTGTTATCTATATCTTTAACATTGAGCCCTGCAAGCTCTTTTTCTGTGTATCCTAGATCATCCATTGCCTGATTGTTGAATAAAAGCAGCTTTCCATCCTTTCTGTGTACATATATAGCATCTCCAGCGCTGTTAAGGATTGTCTTGAATTTCTCCTTTTCTGCGGAGAGTTCACGGGTTCTCTGTTTAACTCTTGATTTGAGCTGTTTGTTCCAGACAAGAATCAGAGCTATGATAAAGGCCGC
This window of the Sedimentisphaera salicampi genome carries:
- a CDS encoding PAS domain S-box protein — encoded protein: MNLKKSKYLILCWKLLFLVSAAGLIAGENGKSDFLNKTEKQWVEEHPVVKVAPDKNFAPIEFVENGEIKGFSGEYLRIISEKTGLKFKITQTDNWAETFESAIEWQSDMLSSAAYTEDRKERLLFSRPYVTFPIGIYTQLGGPYITNLRELNGERVAVVNDYAVENWLRRDYPEIKIVETGSVTDSFERLSEGKVEAVIEDFLVAKYNIAKHNFKGIKAAGATPYQYKICFGVRKDWPELRDIINKTLASLSKNETERINKKWAESAIIHHINIKRARFWLSVSAGLAAFIIALILVWNKQLKSRVKQRTRELSAEKEKFKTILNSAGDAIYVHRKDGKLLLFNNQAMDDLGYTEKELAGLNVKDIDNNLDEPVDVQKALEKTAYGKNFVFRTENIRKDGSIFPAEVRLGSFEIDGEKVFLGISRNIEQRERQQREQEAMVELFRLVNCREKLSELIKEFLPYLRDWAKCDAAGIRLKRGEDYPYYHTLGFSEDFVQTENSICLLNKKYCPIRGQVSEQKYACMCGLVVSGDTNRDTGNFTKSGSFWTNSSSGLMEAMAESGFSENIRGRCCTEGFESIALIPLRDAGEIIGLLQLNTRAKNNFDIETVRSLERTADSLACVISRYTALSSLRESNKRFKLIYEKTLLGYQCFDTYGIIREVNPAMLSITGCSREEMLGKEFSDFLDENSAKSFKRFLNSGKSEVRGLGLKLKSKTGEHLFIEMDWSAEFSREYSIENYHAIIRDVTERKINEDRNRRLSEQLHQRQKLESLGTLAGGIAHDFNNILTAIIGHAGLAKKNCGEDSRAYKNINQILQASDRAKKLVNQILTFSRSSDLQKTSISVCSIIDECLSMIKPSVPENVRISKFIRTSRDTIRGNESQLLQIISNLITNSIHAVGEKNGQIYVILEEAKLEEPLVTINGNLSPGTYIKLTVSDNGCGLDENTKEKIFEPFFTTKPVNKGTGMGLSVVHGIISSLGGLITIDSQLGKGTDFNIYFPPAEEQ